One Streptomyces sp. NBC_00554 DNA segment encodes these proteins:
- a CDS encoding tetratricopeptide repeat protein has translation MAETRLIQSRYRLLDLIGRGGMGEVWRARDESLGRHVAVKCLKPLGPHHDQSFTRVLRERFRREARVAAALQHRGVTVVHDFGESDGVLYLVMELLEGRNLSQLLEDNKQHPLPVADVVDVADQVAAALAYTHQQGIVHRDLKPANIMRLTDGTVKICDFGIARLGHDIGFTSRLTGTGIAMGTPHYMSPEQISGTHVDQRSDLYSFGCVLYEIATGAPPFDLDDAWAVLVGHRDTTPEPPRRHRAELPEYFEKIILDLLAKEPEERPQDARELGRRINAGRTTPMYVPTVVTPAIRQPGPEQRPLAPSAQARPEQPPSREPRLPSWTRGMTTGHKATGAGLRVTPPDASAGLTGEWIARPSTAVARSPERTERPTPSPELITTLAGRHNAGLSLGRLGRWTEAGEVHRAVAAEREHALGPDHPDTLASRYEVGFTLSRTGRPAEALREYAHVAQARERVLGADHPDTLAARQEMAYVLGQLGRHFEAHQAYTSVLAARERAMGPDHPDTLRCRHNLAFNLSRLGRLEDSYRMASEVASARARVLGAMHPDTLVTRYEVAYALGQLGRWPEALHTYQEVAEARAQALGPDHPDTLAARYEVGISLGRLGRSAQALELYRDLIDDRTRVHGSAHPETLRARHGLGVNLGRMGRWEEALAESRDVCAIRERVLGGDHPDTLVSRREVAVGLGWLGRWADALTEYRGVASARERVLGADHPDALASRNDEAHCLEQLGRGQEAVELYRRVAALRQQRASGGH, from the coding sequence ATGGCGGAGACCAGGCTGATCCAGAGCCGGTACCGGCTGCTCGATCTCATCGGGCGGGGCGGTATGGGTGAGGTGTGGCGTGCGCGGGACGAGTCGCTGGGCCGGCATGTGGCGGTCAAGTGCCTCAAGCCCCTCGGCCCGCACCACGATCAGTCCTTCACCCGAGTGCTGCGGGAGCGGTTCCGGCGCGAGGCCCGGGTGGCCGCCGCCCTCCAGCACCGCGGGGTGACGGTCGTCCATGACTTCGGTGAGTCCGACGGCGTGCTGTATCTCGTGATGGAGCTGCTGGAAGGGCGGAACCTCAGCCAACTCCTGGAGGACAACAAGCAACACCCGCTGCCGGTCGCCGACGTCGTCGATGTCGCCGACCAGGTGGCCGCGGCCCTCGCGTACACCCATCAACAGGGCATCGTGCACCGCGACTTGAAGCCCGCGAACATCATGCGGCTCACCGACGGCACGGTGAAGATCTGCGACTTCGGCATCGCGCGCCTCGGCCACGACATCGGGTTCACCTCACGTCTGACCGGCACCGGTATCGCGATGGGCACCCCGCACTACATGTCGCCGGAGCAGATCAGCGGCACCCATGTCGACCAGCGCAGCGACCTGTACTCCTTCGGGTGCGTGCTCTACGAAATCGCCACCGGGGCACCGCCGTTCGACCTCGACGACGCTTGGGCTGTGCTCGTCGGACACCGGGACACGACTCCCGAACCGCCGCGCCGACACCGGGCCGAACTCCCCGAGTACTTCGAGAAGATCATCCTGGATCTGCTCGCCAAGGAGCCTGAGGAGCGCCCGCAGGACGCCCGCGAACTCGGCCGCCGCATCAACGCGGGCCGCACCACTCCGATGTACGTGCCGACCGTGGTGACTCCCGCCATCCGGCAACCGGGGCCGGAGCAGCGACCGTTGGCGCCCTCGGCCCAGGCGCGCCCCGAGCAGCCGCCCTCGCGCGAACCCCGGCTGCCCTCCTGGACCCGCGGCATGACCACGGGCCACAAGGCGACCGGCGCCGGGCTGCGCGTCACACCCCCGGACGCTTCTGCGGGCCTCACCGGCGAGTGGATCGCGCGTCCGTCCACGGCTGTGGCGCGCTCGCCCGAGCGCACCGAACGGCCCACTCCCTCACCGGAGTTGATCACCACTCTGGCGGGGCGGCACAACGCCGGCCTGAGTCTCGGGCGGCTCGGCCGGTGGACGGAGGCGGGCGAGGTGCACCGCGCGGTCGCCGCCGAGCGGGAGCACGCCCTCGGTCCTGACCACCCCGACACGCTCGCCTCCCGCTACGAGGTCGGGTTCACGCTCAGCCGCACCGGACGCCCCGCCGAGGCGCTGCGCGAGTACGCGCATGTCGCCCAGGCCAGGGAGCGGGTGCTCGGCGCCGACCACCCCGACACGCTCGCCGCGCGGCAGGAAATGGCGTATGTCCTCGGCCAGTTGGGCCGCCACTTCGAGGCCCACCAGGCCTACACTTCCGTGCTCGCCGCCCGGGAGCGCGCCATGGGCCCCGACCATCCCGACACCCTGCGCTGCCGCCACAACCTCGCCTTCAACCTGAGCAGACTCGGGCGCCTTGAGGACTCGTACCGCATGGCGAGCGAGGTGGCGTCCGCCCGTGCGCGGGTGCTCGGCGCGATGCACCCCGACACGCTCGTCACGCGGTACGAAGTCGCTTACGCGCTCGGACAGTTGGGGCGTTGGCCCGAGGCGCTGCATACCTACCAGGAGGTGGCCGAGGCTCGCGCGCAGGCGCTGGGTCCCGATCATCCGGACACGCTCGCCGCCCGCTATGAGGTCGGCATCAGCCTCGGGCGGCTCGGCCGCAGTGCGCAGGCGCTTGAGCTGTACCGCGATCTGATCGACGACCGCACTCGCGTGCACGGCTCCGCGCATCCCGAGACCCTGCGTGCCCGGCACGGTCTCGGGGTCAACCTTGGCCGCATGGGGCGCTGGGAGGAGGCCCTCGCGGAGTCGCGTGACGTGTGTGCCATCCGCGAGCGGGTGCTCGGGGGCGACCATCCGGACACTCTTGTCAGTCGGCGCGAGGTTGCCGTCGGTCTTGGGTGGCTCGGTCGGTGGGCCGACGCGCTCACCGAGTATCGCGGGGTGGCTTCCGCTCGCGAGCGGGTGCTCGGGGCCGATCATCCCGACGCGCTTGCCAGCCGTAACGACGAGGCGCACTGTCTGGAGCAGCTGGGGCGGGGGCAGGAGGCCGTGGAGCTGTATCGGAGGGTGGCTGCGTTGCGGCAGCAGCGGGCGTCCGGGGGGCATTGA
- a CDS encoding oxygenase MpaB family protein produces the protein MHGDPMMWVAGVRALYLQALHPRAVRGVMQNSDFRRDAWGRLMRTANFVGTTTYGTSEAAEKAGVRVRKIHTMLTAEDPETGEQYRIDEPELLLWVHCAEIDSYLHVLRRSGFRLTDAQADRYIGEHRVSARLVGLDPDVVPADRAQLAEYFEKVLPELAAGPEARDVDDFLLRPPTHPLLVPARALLWRRVAHLAYASLPPYAHELYGRAAPEPAVVTRRLRVTGTMLRCVPARLRWQLPPKHILRAMSRLGPGSRPAPYKVDR, from the coding sequence ATGCACGGCGACCCGATGATGTGGGTCGCCGGAGTCCGCGCGCTCTATCTGCAGGCGCTGCACCCGCGTGCGGTGCGGGGTGTCATGCAGAATTCCGACTTCCGGCGCGACGCGTGGGGCCGGCTGATGCGCACCGCGAACTTCGTGGGGACGACGACGTACGGGACCAGCGAGGCCGCTGAGAAAGCGGGGGTGCGGGTGCGGAAGATTCACACGATGCTCACAGCCGAGGACCCGGAGACGGGGGAGCAGTACCGGATTGACGAGCCCGAGCTGCTGCTGTGGGTGCACTGCGCCGAGATCGACTCCTATCTGCACGTCCTGCGGCGCTCGGGGTTCCGCCTCACGGATGCGCAGGCGGACCGCTACATCGGTGAACACCGGGTCAGCGCACGGCTGGTGGGGCTCGACCCCGATGTCGTACCTGCGGACCGGGCCCAACTGGCCGAGTATTTCGAGAAGGTGCTGCCCGAGCTGGCGGCAGGCCCGGAGGCGCGGGACGTGGACGACTTCCTGTTGCGCCCGCCGACACACCCGTTGCTTGTACCGGCGCGCGCCTTGCTGTGGCGGCGCGTGGCGCATCTGGCGTACGCCTCTCTGCCGCCGTACGCCCACGAGTTGTACGGCAGAGCGGCTCCGGAGCCCGCCGTGGTGACCCGGCGCCTGCGTGTCACGGGCACCATGCTGCGCTGTGTTCCCGCACGTCTGCGCTGGCAACTTCCGCCCAAACACATTCTCCGCGCCATGTCACGACTCGGCCCCGGCTCGCGCCCGGCGCCGTACAAAGTCGACAGATAA
- a CDS encoding carboxylesterase/lipase family protein, giving the protein MSSSEFPEVRTVAGAVRGRREGGLEVFRGIPFAQPPVGEARFAAPRRVDAWDGVREAFAFGPPPPQEQMGPEAELPAGLPGGDDWLTVNVWTPETDPAARRPVMVWIYGGAYKFGSSDDPAYDGSRLSREGDLIVVTLNYRVGVEGFALIEGAPANRGLLDQVAALEWVRENITAFGGDPDRVTVFGESAGAGSIAALMAMPRARGLFRRAIAQSVPGTFFSGALARDIAEALAGGLGLRPTVADLSDVDPRKLPEAGAVLTARMREYVHRWGPVALTPTPFSPVVDGDVLPTAPWQALANGAARDVELITGHNRDEYRLFLMLGGLLGRVDESLASMALGLFGPTPDGEQAYRTAFPDASAEYLFELVQSDWLFRMPSLHLAEAQVAGGGRAHAYELTWAAPANHGALGACHGLDVPLTFGTYGGLGAMLVGPTPSPETEALSARFRSAWTAFATGGDPGWPAYDADRRLVQLFDTEPAVTAYPEEAARRLWEHHAFAALPLTSA; this is encoded by the coding sequence ATGAGCAGCAGCGAGTTCCCAGAGGTCAGGACGGTGGCGGGCGCGGTCCGCGGGCGCCGTGAGGGTGGCTTGGAGGTCTTCAGGGGCATCCCGTTCGCACAGCCGCCGGTGGGTGAGGCCCGCTTCGCGGCGCCGCGACGAGTGGATGCCTGGGACGGCGTGCGGGAGGCGTTCGCGTTCGGTCCGCCACCTCCGCAGGAGCAGATGGGCCCCGAGGCCGAGCTTCCCGCCGGCCTTCCGGGCGGTGACGACTGGCTGACGGTCAACGTCTGGACTCCGGAGACGGACCCGGCCGCACGACGCCCGGTGATGGTGTGGATCTACGGTGGCGCCTACAAGTTCGGCTCCTCCGACGACCCGGCCTATGACGGCAGCCGCCTCTCCCGCGAGGGCGATCTGATCGTGGTCACACTCAACTACCGAGTCGGTGTCGAGGGGTTCGCCCTGATCGAGGGCGCACCCGCGAACCGTGGACTGCTTGACCAGGTCGCCGCACTGGAGTGGGTGCGCGAGAACATCACCGCCTTCGGTGGCGACCCCGACCGGGTCACCGTCTTCGGTGAATCCGCAGGCGCCGGGTCCATCGCCGCCCTGATGGCCATGCCGCGAGCACGGGGTCTGTTCCGGCGGGCCATCGCCCAGAGTGTGCCGGGCACCTTCTTCTCAGGCGCACTGGCCCGTGACATCGCCGAGGCCCTGGCCGGCGGGCTGGGGCTGCGCCCGACGGTCGCCGATCTGTCGGACGTGGATCCCCGGAAACTCCCTGAGGCAGGAGCTGTACTGACCGCCCGGATGCGCGAGTATGTGCACCGCTGGGGTCCGGTCGCTCTCACCCCAACCCCTTTCTCGCCCGTCGTCGACGGCGATGTCCTGCCCACCGCGCCGTGGCAGGCTCTCGCGAACGGCGCCGCACGGGACGTGGAGCTGATCACCGGGCACAACCGGGACGAATATCGTCTGTTCCTCATGCTCGGCGGGCTGCTCGGTCGGGTGGACGAGAGCCTGGCCTCGATGGCGTTGGGCCTGTTCGGGCCGACGCCGGACGGCGAACAGGCCTACCGCACCGCGTTCCCGGACGCCTCGGCGGAGTATTTGTTCGAACTGGTGCAGTCCGACTGGCTGTTCCGCATGCCCTCGCTTCACCTGGCAGAGGCGCAGGTGGCCGGTGGTGGCCGGGCACACGCCTACGAACTCACCTGGGCCGCACCCGCCAACCACGGCGCTCTGGGCGCCTGTCACGGCCTCGATGTACCCCTGACCTTCGGCACATACGGCGGCCTCGGTGCCATGCTGGTCGGGCCCACTCCCTCGCCCGAGACCGAGGCGCTCTCCGCCCGCTTCCGCTCCGCCTGGACCGCCTTCGCGACCGGGGGTGACCCGGGCTGGCCCGCGTACGACGCCGATCGCCGTCTCGTCCAGCTCTTCGATACGGAACCGGCGGTCACCGCGTACCCGGAGGAGGCTGCCCGCCGACTCTGGGAACACCATGCCTTCGCCGCTCTGCCCCTCACTTCGGCGTAG
- a CDS encoding NAD(P)H-dependent flavin oxidoreductase has product MQTELSKRLGVEHAIFGFTPFPAVAAAISRAGGFGVLGAVRYTAPDDLKRDLDWIEANVDGMPYGLDVVMPAKKVEGVTEADVEAMIPEGHRQYVKDTLAKYGVPELAEGEVSGWRITGWMEQVARNQLDVAFDYPIKLLANALGSPPVDVVERAHKQGALVAALAGSARHALKHAEGGIDVVVAQGYEAGGHTGEIASMVLTPEVVDAVDPLPVLAAGGIGSGQQVAAALSLGAQGVWLGSVWLTVTEADMHSRGVTRKLLAAGSGDTVRSRALTGKPARQLRTEWTDAWDDPNGPGTLPMPLQGLLVAEALSRIQKYEVEPLLGTPVGQIVGRMNSERSVQAVFDDLTRGFEHAVDRINRIAGRGEQS; this is encoded by the coding sequence ATGCAGACGGAGCTGAGCAAGAGACTGGGAGTCGAGCACGCCATCTTCGGCTTCACGCCGTTTCCCGCCGTCGCTGCGGCCATCAGCCGCGCGGGCGGATTCGGTGTGCTCGGTGCGGTCCGCTACACCGCCCCCGACGACCTCAAACGCGACCTCGACTGGATCGAGGCCAATGTCGACGGCATGCCCTACGGCCTGGACGTCGTCATGCCGGCCAAGAAGGTGGAGGGTGTGACGGAAGCCGACGTCGAGGCGATGATCCCCGAGGGGCATCGGCAGTACGTCAAGGACACCCTGGCCAAGTACGGCGTACCCGAACTCGCCGAGGGCGAGGTGTCCGGGTGGCGTATCACGGGGTGGATGGAGCAGGTCGCCCGCAACCAGCTCGACGTCGCCTTCGACTACCCGATCAAGCTGCTCGCCAACGCGCTCGGCTCCCCGCCCGTCGACGTCGTGGAGCGCGCCCACAAGCAGGGAGCGCTCGTCGCCGCCCTCGCGGGCAGTGCCCGGCACGCCCTCAAGCACGCCGAGGGCGGCATCGACGTCGTCGTCGCGCAGGGCTACGAGGCGGGCGGCCACACCGGGGAGATCGCCTCGATGGTGCTGACGCCGGAAGTCGTGGACGCCGTCGACCCGTTGCCCGTACTCGCGGCGGGCGGCATCGGCAGCGGGCAGCAGGTGGCCGCCGCGCTCAGCCTCGGCGCCCAAGGTGTGTGGCTCGGCTCCGTGTGGCTGACCGTGACAGAGGCGGACATGCACTCGCGCGGCGTCACGCGGAAGCTGCTCGCCGCCGGATCCGGCGACACGGTCCGTTCGCGCGCGCTGACCGGCAAGCCGGCACGTCAGCTGCGCACCGAGTGGACCGACGCCTGGGACGACCCGAACGGGCCCGGCACGCTTCCCATGCCGTTGCAGGGACTGCTCGTGGCCGAGGCGCTCTCCCGGATCCAGAAGTACGAGGTGGAGCCGCTGCTCGGCACACCGGTCGGGCAGATCGTCGGCCGGATGAACAGCGAACGCAGCGTCCAGGCCGTCTTCGACGACCTGACCCGGGGGTTCGAGCACGCCGTCGACCGGATCAACCGCATCGCGGGAAGGGGCGAGCAGTCGTGA
- a CDS encoding phytoene desaturase family protein — MPALEGYDAVIVGGGHNGLVAAAYLARAGRSVLVLERLGTTGGAAVSTRPFAGVDARLSRYSYLVSLLPRKIVRDLGLDFRVRGRTVSSYTPVERDGKATGLLVGGGERRTREAFARLTGSDSEYAAWQRFYGMTGRVAQRVFPTLTEPLPTRDELRRRVDDEEAWRVLFEEPVGAAVEEYFADDLVRGVVLTDALIGTFADAHDPSLRQNRCFLYHVIGGGTGAWDVPVGGMGALTDAIAAAARNAGVVIATGHEAVRIETDGRAAEVTYRSADGEGVVATRHVLVNASPQELARLTGDEPPAPAEGAQLKVNMLLKRLPRLRDTSVDPREAFSGTFHIAEGYEQLATAHAQAAAGELPTAPPSEIYCHSLTDPSILGRDLVEQGYQTLTLFGLHTPAGLFARDNDAVRDELLKSTIAQLDAHLAEPLVGCLATDADGRPCIEAKTPLDLERDLRLPGGNIFHRDLAFPYAQEGTGRWGVETRHANVLLCGAGAVRGGGVSGVPGHNAAMAMLEEPGLGGPR, encoded by the coding sequence ATGCCTGCACTCGAGGGATACGACGCCGTGATCGTCGGCGGGGGACACAACGGGCTCGTCGCCGCTGCCTACCTGGCCCGGGCCGGGCGGTCGGTGCTGGTCCTTGAGCGCTTGGGGACGACCGGTGGGGCCGCTGTGTCCACGCGGCCGTTCGCCGGGGTCGACGCGCGGCTGTCGCGCTACTCGTACCTGGTCAGCCTGCTGCCGCGGAAGATCGTGCGGGATCTCGGCCTGGACTTCCGGGTACGCGGGCGCACCGTCTCCTCGTACACGCCTGTCGAGCGCGACGGAAAGGCGACCGGACTGCTTGTCGGCGGTGGTGAGCGGCGCACCCGTGAGGCGTTCGCGCGGCTGACCGGATCGGACAGTGAGTACGCGGCGTGGCAGCGGTTCTACGGGATGACGGGCCGCGTCGCCCAGCGGGTGTTCCCCACGCTCACGGAGCCCTTGCCCACGCGCGATGAGCTGCGTCGGCGTGTCGACGACGAGGAGGCGTGGCGGGTGCTCTTCGAGGAGCCGGTCGGCGCCGCCGTGGAGGAGTACTTCGCCGACGACCTCGTACGCGGTGTCGTCCTCACCGACGCCCTCATCGGGACCTTCGCGGACGCCCACGACCCGTCCCTGCGGCAGAACCGCTGCTTCCTCTACCACGTGATCGGCGGCGGCACCGGCGCCTGGGACGTGCCGGTCGGCGGTATGGGCGCCCTGACGGACGCGATCGCCGCGGCGGCGCGCAACGCGGGCGTCGTGATCGCGACCGGCCATGAGGCCGTGCGGATCGAGACGGACGGGCGGGCCGCCGAGGTCACCTACCGGAGCGCGGACGGCGAGGGCGTCGTCGCGACCCGGCACGTCCTGGTGAACGCCTCGCCGCAGGAGCTCGCGCGCCTCACCGGCGACGAACCGCCCGCCCCCGCCGAGGGCGCCCAGCTCAAGGTGAACATGCTCCTGAAGCGGCTGCCGAGGCTTCGCGACACCTCCGTCGACCCGCGCGAGGCGTTCTCCGGGACCTTCCACATCGCTGAGGGATACGAGCAGTTGGCCACCGCCCACGCGCAGGCGGCGGCCGGCGAGCTGCCCACCGCGCCGCCCTCCGAGATCTACTGCCACTCGCTCACCGACCCGAGCATCCTCGGCCGGGACCTGGTCGAGCAGGGCTACCAGACCCTCACCCTCTTCGGACTGCACACGCCGGCCGGGCTCTTCGCTCGCGACAACGACGCCGTACGCGATGAGCTGCTGAAGTCGACCATCGCGCAGCTGGACGCCCACCTCGCCGAACCCCTCGTCGGCTGTCTGGCCACCGACGCCGACGGCCGCCCCTGCATCGAGGCGAAGACCCCACTCGACCTGGAGCGCGACCTGCGGCTGCCCGGCGGCAACATCTTCCACCGCGATCTCGCCTTCCCGTACGCGCAGGAGGGCACGGGACGCTGGGGCGTCGAGACCCGGCACGCGAACGTCCTGCTGTGCGGGGCGGGCGCGGTGCGTGGCGGCGGGGTGAGCGGGGTGCCCGGGCACAACGCGGCGATGGCCATGCTGGAGGAGCCAGGTCTTGGCGGGCCGCGCTAG
- a CDS encoding serine hydrolase has product MTDEATGGAHSRLTRRQLGRRVAALGGSLAIAPFPAGPAASAAAAGGTGGGLPTLRHGSAERAGLLSGHLRQLVADAEAFLGPSPRHPWYAGAVLLAGRGGTVALHQPIGMAVRYAAYDEKTDTGVEFPADQQIAAAEDTVYDLASVSKLFTSILTVQQIERGALALEATVASYLPEFAGGGKQTITIRQLLTHTSGFRAWIPLYNAPTHEGKLQLIWNEAPLNPPGTKYLYSDLNLISLQLVLEKITGRTLDTLLHEEITAPLGMHRTRYNPPASWKPRIAATEDARLPWSGLNRGLVWGEVHDENAYSLGGVAGHAGVFSCAWDLAILGRTLLNGGAYGGARILEPETVDLMFTDFNTAFPGDEHGLGFELYQHWYMGAMATPRTAGHTGFTGTSLVLDPTTDSFLIVLGNSVHPARSWRSGSAPRVAAANNLARAVPVRPARGRTSWFSGMTGTTTATLTLPALDTATGPVRLRCALWWDTEPQADRLSLETSADGGTTWQPVPFTTAPHGEEPQEHPTGAVTGWSGRVWHRLTADLPQVRQLTARWRYATDQLYVGRGAYVDALRVDSGDQVLFDEARPADAARIVAVGWVASRD; this is encoded by the coding sequence ATGACCGATGAAGCAACGGGTGGAGCACACAGCCGACTGACCCGTCGTCAACTGGGCAGACGGGTGGCGGCCTTGGGAGGTTCCCTGGCCATCGCCCCCTTCCCCGCAGGACCCGCCGCATCCGCCGCTGCCGCCGGGGGAACCGGTGGCGGACTGCCGACACTGCGGCACGGATCGGCCGAGCGTGCCGGACTGCTGTCGGGCCATCTGCGCCAACTGGTCGCCGACGCCGAGGCGTTCCTCGGCCCCTCCCCCAGGCACCCCTGGTACGCGGGCGCCGTACTCCTCGCCGGGCGCGGCGGCACCGTGGCCCTGCACCAGCCGATCGGCATGGCGGTGCGCTATGCGGCGTACGACGAGAAGACCGACACCGGCGTCGAGTTCCCCGCCGACCAGCAGATCGCGGCGGCCGAGGACACCGTCTACGACCTGGCCTCCGTCTCGAAGCTGTTCACGTCGATCCTCACGGTCCAGCAGATCGAGCGCGGCGCGCTGGCTCTGGAGGCGACGGTCGCCTCGTACCTCCCCGAGTTCGCGGGCGGCGGCAAGCAGACCATCACGATCCGCCAACTCCTCACCCACACCTCAGGCTTCCGCGCCTGGATCCCCCTCTACAACGCGCCGACCCACGAGGGAAAGCTCCAACTCATCTGGAACGAGGCCCCGCTCAACCCCCCGGGCACCAAGTACCTCTACTCGGACCTGAATCTGATCTCGCTCCAGCTCGTCCTGGAGAAGATCACCGGCCGCACCCTCGACACCCTCCTCCACGAGGAGATCACCGCCCCGCTCGGCATGCACCGCACCCGCTACAACCCGCCCGCCTCCTGGAAGCCGAGGATCGCCGCCACCGAGGACGCACGGCTGCCCTGGTCGGGGCTGAACCGGGGCCTTGTGTGGGGCGAGGTGCACGACGAGAACGCGTACTCCCTCGGTGGTGTGGCCGGCCACGCGGGCGTGTTCTCCTGCGCCTGGGACCTGGCGATCCTCGGCCGCACGCTGCTCAACGGCGGCGCGTACGGCGGGGCGCGCATCCTGGAGCCGGAGACGGTGGACCTGATGTTCACCGACTTCAACACGGCCTTCCCGGGCGACGAGCACGGCCTCGGCTTCGAGCTCTACCAGCACTGGTACATGGGCGCGATGGCCACCCCGCGCACCGCGGGCCACACCGGCTTCACCGGCACCTCCCTCGTCCTCGACCCGACGACCGACTCCTTCCTGATCGTTCTCGGCAACTCCGTCCACCCCGCCCGCAGTTGGCGATCGGGCTCCGCTCCCCGGGTCGCCGCGGCGAACAACCTGGCCCGCGCCGTGCCGGTCCGCCCCGCGCGCGGCCGCACATCCTGGTTCTCCGGGATGACGGGCACGACGACGGCCACACTGACGCTGCCCGCGCTCGACACTGCCACCGGTCCCGTACGCCTGCGCTGCGCACTGTGGTGGGACACCGAACCCCAGGCGGACCGTCTCTCCCTGGAGACGTCGGCCGACGGCGGTACGACCTGGCAGCCGGTTCCCTTCACGACGGCCCCGCATGGCGAGGAACCGCAGGAGCACCCCACCGGCGCGGTCACCGGCTGGTCCGGACGGGTCTGGCACCGGCTCACCGCGGACCTGCCCCAGGTGCGGCAGCTCACCGCGCGCTGGCGGTATGCGACCGACCAGCTGTACGTCGGTCGTGGCGCCTACGTCGACGCGCTCCGGGTCGACTCCGGAGACCAGGTCCTCTTCGACGAGGCACGTCCGGCGGACGCCGCGCGCATTGTTGCGGTGGGCTGGGTGGCGTCCCGGGACTGA
- a CDS encoding dihydrofolate reductase family protein, with protein sequence MGRIIVTEFVSLDGVLEAPGGGEGFKYDGWSFEIDRGDEGNQFKLEETHDSDALLLGRVTYEGFAAAWPSREGEFADKFNSMPKYVVSSTLDKAEWNNSTVLSGDVVEEVAALKETQPGNIVVHGSARLVQTLIEKDLVDELRLMVFPVVLGTGKRLFGATSDKKRLRLKDSRVVGDGVTILTFERAGQPDEATA encoded by the coding sequence ATGGGAAGGATCATCGTCACCGAATTCGTCTCGCTCGACGGCGTCCTCGAGGCGCCCGGCGGAGGCGAGGGCTTCAAGTACGACGGCTGGAGCTTCGAGATCGACCGTGGGGACGAAGGCAACCAGTTCAAGCTCGAGGAGACGCACGACTCGGACGCGCTGCTGCTCGGCCGGGTCACCTACGAGGGGTTCGCCGCCGCCTGGCCCTCTCGCGAGGGCGAGTTCGCCGACAAGTTCAACAGCATGCCCAAGTACGTCGTCTCCTCGACCCTCGACAAGGCCGAGTGGAACAACTCCACGGTGCTCAGCGGCGATGTCGTCGAGGAGGTGGCGGCTCTCAAGGAGACGCAGCCCGGGAACATCGTGGTCCACGGCAGCGCCCGCCTGGTGCAGACCCTCATCGAGAAGGACCTCGTCGACGAGCTCCGCCTGATGGTCTTCCCAGTCGTCCTCGGGACCGGCAAGCGCCTCTTCGGCGCGACGTCCGACAAGAAGCGTCTGCGCCTGAAGGACTCCAGGGTCGTCGGCGACGGAGTCACCATCCTCACCTTCGAACGGGCGGGACAGCCGGACGAGGCAACCGCCTAG